TGATTTTTCTTGGAGCTAATTCTACCGCTGCAATTTTCATTATAGCATTAAGGGCTGTTTTGCTTGAAGAATAAATTGATGAACCGGCGCCACTCATACTCGCTGTATTAGAAGAAAGAAATACTACTGAAGCTCCATCTTTTAGAATTGGAATAAATCGGCTTAAAGTAAAATATGCTCCTTTTAGGTTTATATTCATAATATCATCATATAAAGCTTCTGTTGCTTGCTCTATAGTTCCTAAACCAGCGATTCCGGCATTGATAAAAAGAATATCAACTTGTCCAAAATCTTCCTTTACTTTTAATGCTAAACGATCAATATCTGCAACACTCGATTGATCAGCAACAATAGCTGTAACGTCTAATTCTGAAGCTGCTTTTTCAATTGCCTCTTTTCTTCTTCCTGTAATGATTACCGTTGCACCTTGTTCTTTTAATTGTTTTGCA
This genomic window from Flavobacterium sp. 9 contains:
- a CDS encoding SDR family oxidoreductase; this encodes MDNLKNKVAVITGGNSGIGYATAKQLKEQGATVIITGRRKEAIEKAASELDVTAIVADQSSVADIDRLALKVKEDFGQVDILFINAGIAGLGTIEQATEALYDDIMNINLKGAYFTLSRFIPILKDGASVVFLSSNTASMSGAGSSIYSSSKTALNAIMKIAAVELAPRKIRVNSVSPGPTETEVMKKVGLDEATVKSIMDVVVERIPLKQMGTAADVAKMVSYLSGEASVFITGADILMDGGMVLA